The window CAGATCCGAAGGAAAGTTTCGCGCTCCGCCCGACAGAACCATTTGCGCGGTGGGGGCCGACGACTCATAGCGTAGCGTGCACACCGCACGGTGGCAGTATAAAGCTGCACCGGCTCCTGCACCCAGACCGCACAGCACCATCACACCACCGCACAGCACTCCACTGCTGCGGTACAGAGGAGCAACGTGCGCACGAGCTGCCGGCATGGCGAGGCCGTCCCTCTCCCTCCACCTGTGCCTGGCCGTCCtggccatggccgccgccgcgTCCGAGGCCGGGTTCTACGACCAGTTCGACGTGGTCGGCTCCGGCAACAACGTGCGCGTGAACGACGACGGCCTGGCCCAGCAGGTGGCGCTCACGCTCGACCAGAGCAACGGCGGCTCCGGCTTCAGCTCCAAGGACAAGTACCTCTACGGCGAGTTCAGCGTCCAGATGAAGCTCATCGGCGGCAACTCCGCCGGCACCGTCACCTCCTTCTACGTGAGTTCcgtcttttcttttcttttcttttcttttcagaGGAGCAAGGGATCGAAGACCATCGTGGTCTGACTGTGGTTGGTTGACTCGTGTTTGTATACAAATAGCTGACGTCCGGGGAGGGCGACGGGCACGACGAGATCGACATCGAGTTCATGGGCAACCTCAGCGGCGACCCCTACGTGATGAACACCAACGTGTGGGCCAGCGGCGACGGCAAGAAGGAGCAccagttctacctctggttcgaCCCCACCGCCGACTTCCACACCTACAAGATCGTCTGGAACCCCAAGAACATCATGTACGCACGCACATATCCATTCCCCACACCATCTTGCATCCAAGTTCCATGTCTAATTCTTCCATCGATGTTAAAATCAGATTCCAGGTGGACGACGTGCCGGTGAGGACCTTCAAGAAGTACGACGACCTGCCGTACCCGAGCAGCCAGCCCATGACGGTGCACGCCACGCTCTGGGACGGCAGCTACTGGGCCACCCGCCACGGCGACGTCAAGATCGACTGGAGCCAGGCGCCCTTCGTCGTCAACTACCGCGGCTACTCCTCCAACGGCTGCGTCAGCAACGGCGGCTCGTCGGCGTGCCCCGCCGGCAGCGACGCGTGGATGAACACGGAGCTCGACGGCAAGGCCCTCGGCACCGTCGCCTGGGCCGAGAGCAAGTACATGTCCTACGACTACTGCACCGACGGCTGGCGCTTCCCCAACGGCTTCCCCGCCGAGTGCAACCGCAACTGATCCATCCTCCCCATGGATCGTCCATCAGTTTCTTCCTTCCATCCTTCCTTCCTCGTCATTGATCGATGTTCTTGTTTGTCCATTCGATTCGAGACGGACAAACGTTACTGCCTTTAGTTCATTTCTCATGTACATTTCACCATGGATTTGATTGTTACAGTGAGTGTTACGGTTACTGTTACAGAGAGAATTAAGGTGGGTTCTTGTGGGTTTCTCTGCTTGGAGAGAAAGAGTACGAGTGCACATGTGATCAATCGGTTATGTATGAACAAACCTTAATAAATTATAAATAATCGTTGcatctctttttcttttcttttgataGTGAAATTCTGTATATCTCTCTGAGATATTGTTGTGGACTCTCTCTCTGAACATGTTCGTTTTCGGAGCTATCCGCCTGGCTACATTCTTGTGAGTTTGAACTGTCACCGTGTGACGCAAGCAGACAAGTTACAGCTGCGTGCTTCGCTGTTCAGCTGGCTTCAGTCGTACACAGTGTACGGCCGGATTTACTTTGCTCTGCCATGTTCAAGACGGGAGTTGGCACGTTAGTTGGTGAATGGTGACTGTGTTCAAGTCAGTAAATTGGAGTGCATCTTGACCTGGCTGAATTTGAAACAAAATACACCGCTGATGAAAGAGAGAAAAGGAGGGGACCTTGAGTTCCTGGCAAGAACAAGGAGGCATTCAAATTTAGAACTATATATAAACATATGTTAATTAGAATACCCAAAGCTTATGAAATCTAAAATCATTTTCCCTCTTTTGTTAATTATTATTATAAGGCAAAATTTGTAGGGCTAGTTTCAGCTTTAGGATTGGTTCTCTACAAAATTCATGTAGAACTTATGATTTGAGTTGCCGGATGAAAACAATTCATTCCTATTCCATCAATTTCATAGGCAAATCGACATGCTC is drawn from Aegilops tauschii subsp. strangulata cultivar AL8/78 chromosome 1, Aet v6.0, whole genome shotgun sequence and contains these coding sequences:
- the LOC109743601 gene encoding xyloglucan endotransglycosylase/hydrolase protein 8; the encoded protein is MARPSLSLHLCLAVLAMAAAASEAGFYDQFDVVGSGNNVRVNDDGLAQQVALTLDQSNGGSGFSSKDKYLYGEFSVQMKLIGGNSAGTVTSFYLTSGEGDGHDEIDIEFMGNLSGDPYVMNTNVWASGDGKKEHQFYLWFDPTADFHTYKIVWNPKNIIFQVDDVPVRTFKKYDDLPYPSSQPMTVHATLWDGSYWATRHGDVKIDWSQAPFVVNYRGYSSNGCVSNGGSSACPAGSDAWMNTELDGKALGTVAWAESKYMSYDYCTDGWRFPNGFPAECNRN